Below is a window of Planctomycetes bacterium MalM25 DNA.
TAGCGGTATTTACGTCGCCCCCGGCGGCGGTCAAGCCGTTCCCGCACGAGCCGGTGCGCACGACAAAGCGACGCCGGCGCGCTCAGCGCCCCGGCGTCGCTTTGTGAGGTTTGTACGTTCTGTGACGCGCCCGCTTTCAGCAGGTGGCCACCGGCGCCGACGCTTGGTAGATGGCGTTCAGCACGTCACGGCGGGACACGAGGCCGGTCAGGCACCCGTTCTCGACCACCGGCAGGCGACGCACGCGGTGCACGATGCACAGATCGGCGACCTTGTTGACCGGGTCGCTCGCCTCGACGGTGAGCACCTCGCTGGTCATGTGATCGCACACCTTGTGGTCCGCGACGTTCTGATCGTACGCCAGCGCGAGCAGGGCGAACTCGGTCAGGATGCCGACCAAGCGGTCGCGATTATCGACCACGGGTAACCCGCTGATGCGGCGTGCTAGCAACAGGTCGATGGCGTCACGGATCGAGGCGTCCGGCGAGATCGTGACGATCTCACGGCTCATGATATTCTTGACGGTCAGCATGAAGAAGTCCTTGGCGAGAGGAGGGCGGACGCAAGCTCCCCAAACCTAGTCCGAGACTCTTACCCTGGCGCCACCCTTGTGGAGCGAGTGTCGTCGTTCGCGTCGTGGCTCAATGCGGATCCTCGGCACAGACGCTACGAGCGACACACGGGCTCACGAACCACGCCATCAGCCACGACGTACTCTTAGTAGCGACTGCGAGCCCCCAGGACGCCGTGATGATCGCTCTAACGGAACCCCGAATCGCGTCTTCCGCGCTGGCGTTCCGTGGCTACAACCAAACCAACCTGGGACGCACACCCGAACTCCTCGAGATCCCTGCCTACCGCGCCACGATGGAGCGGCGTTTGCTCGAAGCGGCTGATCTTTGCGAGCAGGCGACCGGGCGTCCGACCGACCTGGTCGCCCGCGTGACCGATCGCGCCGAACCCGGCCTGGAGCGCTACGCCGAGGCGATCGCCATCGTCTTCGCCGCCGAGATGGCGCAGGTCGATTTGCTGCGTGAGGTGCACGGCGTTGAAGTTGGCGGGGCGAAGATGGCCTACGGCTACAGCCTGGGTGAGCTGGTCGCGGTCGCGGTCAGCGGGCTCTACCCGATCGAACAGATGATGCGTCCCCCGCTTGAGTTGGCGACCGACTGCGCTTCGATGGCGTCCGAATGCACGATGGCCGTCCTCTTCTCAAGGAGCGAGAGCCTCAACGAAGCCCGCATCCACCGGCTTTGTGAAGAGATCACCGCCGCAGGCGAGGGCGCGGTCGCGGTGTCGGCTGTCTTGTCTCCCAACACCCTGCTCGTGCTCGGCGAGGGCGAGACGATCCGCCGGTTGAAATCGGAGTGCAAGACGCTCGAAGGCCCGGCGATCCACGTCCGTAACAACGACGGGCTCTGGCCGCCGCTGCACACGCCGCTGGTCCGCCGCCTGCACGTCCCGGACCGGGCGGCGTTGATGATCCGCGAGTCGACCCGCCTGAGCGAGACGCCCCGCCCGCCGATTTGGTCGCTCGTGACGGGCCGGCGTGAGTACGAGGAGGACAGCGGCCGTGAGGTGCTCCGCCGCTGGGTCGATTCGCCCCAACGCTTGTGGGACGTGGTCGAGGCGACGCTCGCGGCCGACGTGCGGACGGTGATCCACATCGGCCCGGAGCCAAACGTCATCCCCGCGACCTTCACCCGGTTGGCGGACAACGTCGTCAAGCAGACACTCGCCTGGTCGCT
It encodes the following:
- the guaB_1 gene encoding Inosine-5'-monophosphate dehydrogenase, whose product is MLTVKNIMSREIVTISPDASIRDAIDLLLARRISGLPVVDNRDRLVGILTEFALLALAYDQNVADHKVCDHMTSEVLTVEASDPVNKVADLCIVHRVRRLPVVENGCLTGLVSRRDVLNAIYQASAPVATC